One window from the genome of Parasteatoda tepidariorum isolate YZ-2023 chromosome 8, CAS_Ptep_4.0, whole genome shotgun sequence encodes:
- the LOC107454671 gene encoding uncharacterized protein, giving the protein MKATEKLVSTNALLMSVSLFKILLVSLNFKYLFAFEPKTFCQNTGVDIWNFVPCDEYYQPENCIKDEAAFTTLEDFDRCSPSYLSKLGRNYYLGASGQRETYMENKKSYLKIKIIPQALRDVTNFSTKVTVLGTEVGYPIGFSPVGLQKLAHPDGELATISGLQNYNGILIMSSYATHTIEDVAERANGSSLTIWMQTYILRNISHTLEIIRRAERSGFKALVITADGNLNPTETCGARNGLILPQGVEVINVGKDFLTAMAPNATFDDIAFIKSRTNLPIVVKGILSTRDAIKAIHAGASAILVSNHGGRQMDYSPATIDVLPFIVDTVKKYYPHIEVYVDGGIRNGYDIYKALARGAKMVFLGRPIVWGLAYNGSSGVNQVVDIITSEFQEVMTVSGHTHPSQIVRDSILPPFPTF; this is encoded by the exons atgAAAGCTACTGAAAAGTTGGTATCAACTAATGCACTACTGATGTCTGTTTCTCTTTTCAAAATCCTATTAGTTAGTTTAAACTTCAAGTACCTATTCGCTTTTGAACCTAAAACCTTCTGCCAAAATACTGGAGTAGATATATGGAATTTT GTACCCTGTGATGAATACTACCAACCAGAGAATTGCATTAAAGATGA GGCTGCTTTTACAACTCTGGAGGACTTCGACAGATGCAGTCCTTCCTACTTGTCAAAGTTAGGAAGAAATTATTACCTGGGAGCATCAGGACAAAGAGAAACAtacatggaaaataaaaaatcttatttaaa gaTCAAAATTATCCCTCAAGCACTTCGAGATGTAACTAATTTTAGCACAAAAGTCACCGTCTTGGGTACAGAAGTCGGTTACCCAATAGGCTTCTCTCCTGTCGGTCTTCAAAAGTTAGCTCATCCTGATGGCGAATTGGCCACAATATCAg GTTTACAAAACTATAATGGTATCTTGATAATGAGTAGCTATGCCACGCATACCATTGAAGATGTTGCTGAAAGAGCCAATGGATCCTCTTTAACCATATGGATGCAGACTTACATCTTGAGGAATATCTCCCATACATTGGAAATTATACGGAGAGCTGAAAGGAGTGGTTTCAAAGCATTAGTCATCACTGCAGATGGAAATCTGAATCCTACAGAAACATGTGGTGCTAGGAATGGTTTGATCCTTCCACAGGGAGTCGa AGTGATTAATGTTGGCAAGGACTTTTTAACTGCTATGGCTCCAAATGCAACATTCGATGACATTGCATTCATCAAAAGTAGGACAAATCTACCAATTGTTGTTAAAGGAATTCTGTCAA CGAGAGATGCAATCAAAGCTATCCATGCGGGTGCTTCTGCTATATTGGTTTCGAACCATGGAGGTAGACAGATGGATTATTCTCCTGCCACG atcgaTGTTTTACCTTTCATTGTagacactgtaaaaaaatattatcctcATATTGAAGTCTACGTAGATGGAGGCATACGAAATGGTTATGACATTTACAAGGCTCTTGCAAGGGGTGCAAAAATGGTTTTTCTGGGACGACCCATAGTATGGGGTTTAGCATATAAT GGCTCAAGTGGTGTCAATCAAGTGGTGGATATTATAACAAGTGAATTTCAAGAAGTTATGACTGTGTCAG GTCACACACATCCTAGTCAAATTGTCAGAGACAGTATATTGCCTCCTTTCCCAACATTTTAG